The following are encoded in a window of Eschrichtius robustus isolate mEscRob2 chromosome 1, mEscRob2.pri, whole genome shotgun sequence genomic DNA:
- the PLA2G4E gene encoding LOW QUALITY PROTEIN: cytosolic phospholipase A2 epsilon (The sequence of the model RefSeq protein was modified relative to this genomic sequence to represent the inferred CDS: inserted 2 bases in 1 codon), which translates to MLQTQMLVPVSHYPSHPSQMEDGRPSTTCTLEEELSPCHLLTVRVIRMKNVQQADVASQTDCFVSLWLPTTSHKRLRTRTISNCRNPEWNESFKFQIQTQVKNVLELSVCDEDTVTPDDHFLTVLYDLTKLCFREKTHVKFPLNTEGMEELEVEFLLEESPSPPESLITNGVLVSRQVSCLEVHAESRRQKNRKMKGLLVTVTESFEHTQHISHCLEPCRPNPACFHYPKYFQPQVHVEVPKSQWSFELSCCGAGKNGPVCQPLDCLRDGQAVTLPVNKNCELHMKSTPCSQALDVRLGFSLCQAELEFLQKRRVVVAEALKEVLQLEEDLQADEVPLIAIMATGGGIRSMTAMYGHLLGLQKLNILNCASYITGLSGATWTMATLYRDPDWSSKNLELAILEARRHVVKDKMPALFPDQLLRFQEELQQRRQEGYKVTFTDFWGLLVEACLADERNECKLSDQSAALCQGQNPLPIYLTINVKEDVSNQDFREWFEFSPYEVGLPKYGGFIPTELFGSEFFMGRLMRRIPESRICYMLGLWSSIFSLNLLDAWNLSHTSEEFFHRWTRERVRDIEDEPLLPEIPKCDANILDTTVVKPGSWLSNTFRNILTYRGFVSEFHNFLLGLQLHTDYHQNGQFSTWKDTVLDGFPNQLTGSVKHLCLLDTAFFVNSSYPPILRPERKADLIIHLNYCAGSQTKNFCCQCPCPHGEPQPPXPPLQETLQH; encoded by the exons GAGGAGCTGTCTCCATGCCACCTGCTGACAGTGAGGGTCATCCGGATGAAAAACGTCCAACAGGCTGACGTGG CAAGCCAGACAGACTGCTTTGTGAGCCTCTGGCTGCCCACCACCTCTCATAAGAGGCTGAGGACTAGGACCATCTCCAACTGCCGAAACCCAGAGTGGAATGAAAGCTTCAAGTTCCAGATCCAGACCCAAGTGAAG AACGTGCTAGAGCTGAGCGTCTGTGATGAAGACACAGTGACACCAGATGACCATTTCTTGACAGTTCTCTATGACCTCACCAAGCTCTGCTTCCGAGAGAAAACCCACGTGAAGTTCCCACTCAACACAGAG GGCATGGAGGAGCTGGAGGTGGAGTTCCTGCTGGAGGAGAG cccCTCTCCACCTGAGAGTCTCATCACCAATGGCGTGCTGGTG TCTCGACAAGTGTCCTGCCTGGAGGTTCATGCAGAATCCAGGAGACAGAAGAATAGGAAAA TGAAGGGCCTCCTGGTGACAGTGACGGAGTCCTTCGAGCACACCCAGCACATCTCACACTGCCTGGAGCCCTGCCGCCCAAACCCTGCCTGCTTCCACTACCCCAAGTACTTCCAGCCCCAGGTCCACGTGGAGGTGCCCAAAAGCCAATGGAGCTTTGAG CTTTCCTGCTGCGGTGCGGGCAAGAATGGCCCTGTGTGCCAGCCCCTGGATTGCCTCCGTGACGGCCAGGCGGTGACCCTGCCTGTG AACAAGAATTGTGAATTACACATGAAGTCTACACCCTG CTCCCAGGCACTGGACGTGCGGCTGGGCTTCAGCCTGTGCCAGGCAGAGCTGGAGTTCCTGCAGAAGCGGAGGGTGGTGGTGGCTGAGGCACTGAAGGAGGTGTTGCAGCTGGAGGAGGACCTGCAGGCAGACGAG GTCCCACTGATAGCCATCATGGCCACTGGGGGTGGAATAAGATCCATGACTGCCATGTATGGCCACCTGCTGGGGCTGCAGAAGCTGAACATCCTGAACTGTGCCAGCTACATCACTGGCCTGTCAGGGGCCACCTG GACCATGGCTACCTTGTACCGTGACCCTGACTGGTCCTCCAAAAACCTGGAGCTTGCCATCCTCGAGGCGCGGAGGCACGTAGTCAAGGACAAGATGCCCGCTCTGTTCCCAGATCAGCTCCTCAGATTCCAGGAGGAGCTGCAGCAGCGCAGGCAGGAAGGCTACAAAGTCACCTTCACAGACTTCTGGGGCCTGCTGGTCGAGGCCTGTCTGGCGGACGAG AGAAATGAATGCAAGCTGTCAGATCAGAGTGCTGCTTTGTGCCAGGGCCAGAACCCCCTGCCCATCTACCTCACCATCAATGTCAAGGAGGATGTAAGCAACCAGGATTTCAGAG AGTGGTTCGAGTTCTCCCCCTACGAGGTGGGCCTGCCGAAGTATGGAGGCTTCATTCCCACCGAGCTCTTCGGCTCCGAGTTCTTCATGGGGCGGCTGATGAGGAGGATCCCAGAGTCGCGGATATGCTACATGCTAG GTTTGTGGAGCAGCATCTTCTCCCTGAACCTGCTCGATGCCTGGAATTTGTCCCACACCTCGGAGGAGTTTTTCCACAGGTGGACAAGGGAGAGAGTGCGTGATATCG AAGACGAGCCACTCCTACCTGAAATCCCCAAATGTGATGCCAACATCCTGGATACCACAGTGGTGAAGCCGGGGTCATGGCTGTCCAATACTTTCCGCAACATCCTCACCTACCGGGGCTTTGTGTCTGAGTTCCACAACTTCCTGCTGGGGCTGCAGCTGCACACCGACTACCACCAGAATGGCCAGTTCTCCACATGGAAAG ACACGGTGCTGGATGGCTTCCCAAACCAGCTGACAGGGTCCGTGAAACACTTGTGCCTGCTGGACACTGCATTCTTCGTCAACTCCAGCTACCCGCCCATCCTCAGGCCGGAGAGAAAAGCTGACCTCATCATCCACCTCAATTACTGTGCTGGGTCCCAGACAAAG aacttctgctgccagtgtccttgtccccacggtgaaccacagccacc cccacctctgcaggagaccctccaacactag